A genomic window from Silene latifolia isolate original U9 population chromosome 11, ASM4854445v1, whole genome shotgun sequence includes:
- the LOC141611190 gene encoding IAA-amino acid hydrolase ILR1-like 4, with protein MNFSKGFYVFLYILQLFLAKSSLCDTNLSNFPSNELEEIPKYLLNLTQKSEVYEWMVNIRRRLHENPELGFEEFETSKLIRKELEKLSIDYRYPVAVTGVVGYIGTGKPPFVALRADMDALPIQEVVEWEHKSKVPGKMHACGHDAHVAMLLGAARILQMHRDQIQGTIVLVFQPAEEGHGGAKKVMDDGVLDNVEAIFGLHVNSMLPVGQVSGRSGPLLAGCGFFEAVIKGKGGHGAIPHLSVDPILAASNVIVSLHHIVSLEANPFDTQVVSVGKFQGGEAYNVIPDSVIIGGTFRALLRDSFSHLKQRIKEVITSQAAVHRCTANVDFFNDLKQSPPTINDENLHKFFTSVSTDMLGAHSVKEAPQLTASEDFAFYQESLPGYMFFVGTKNKTRETGSEHTPTYGLSEEVLSYGASLHASLALRYLLEKQPKTTLQEGIHHDEL; from the exons atgaatttttccAAAGGGTTTTATGTGTTCTTGTATATTCTGCAGTTATTTCTTGCAAAATCTTCACTGTGTGACACTAACTTGAGTAACTTCCCTTCAAATGAGCTAGAAGAAATTCCAAAATATTTgttaaatttgacacaaaaatctGAAGTATATGAATGGATGGTGAATATAAGAAGAAGATTGCATGAAAACCCGGAACTTGGATTCGAGGAATTTGAGACTAGTAAGCTAATTAGGAAGGAATTAGAGAAATTGAGTATTGATTATAGATACCCTGTTGCTGTTACtggtgttgttggttatattggtACTGGGAAGCCTCCTTTTGTTGCATTGAGAGCTGATATGGATGCTCTCCCTATTCAG GAAGTAGTGGAATGGGAACACAAAAGTAAAGTCCCTGGAAAAATGCATGCTTGTGGTCATGATGCTCATGTTGCTATGCTGCTTGGTGCTGCAAGGATCCTCCAAATGCATCGAGACCAGATACAG GGAACCATTGTTCTGGTATTTCAACCAGCGGAAGAAGGACATGGAGGTGCCAAGAAAGTGATGGATGATGGAGTTCTGGACAATGTTGAAGCCATCTTCGGTTTACATGTCAATTCGATGTTGCCTGTGGGTCAAGTGTCTGGAAGGTCCGGCCCGCTCTTGGCTGGATGTGGATTCTTCGAAGCAGTGATCAAAGGAAAAGGCGGTCATGGGGCTATTCCGCATCTGTCTGTGGATCCCATATTGGCTGCTTCTAATGTCATTGTTAGCTTACACCACATCGTTTCACTCGAAGCCAATCCCTTTGATACACAA GTCGTTAGTGTAGGAAAGTTCCAAGGAGGTGAAGCTTATAATGTCATACCTGATTCAGTTATCATCGGTGGAACATTCCGTGCCCTATTGAGAGACAGTTTTTCACATCTCAAACAGCGAATTAAGGAG GTCATCACAAGTCAAGCCGCGGTACATAGGTGCACTGCAAATGTCGATTTCTTCAACGATTTAAAGCAGTCTCCACCAACCATAAATGACGAGAATTTGCATAAATTCTTCACGAGTGTTTCCACAGACATGCTTGGAGCTCATAGTGTTAAAGAAGCCCCACAATTGACCGCGTCCGAGGATTTTGCCTTTTACCAGGAATCATTACCCGGGTACATGTTCTTTGTTGGCACGAAGAACAAGACTCGTGAAACAGGTTCAGAACACACCCCGACGTATGGGCTTAGTGAAGAGGTTCTTTCATATGGTGCATCTCTTCATGCTTCCCTAGCTCTCAGGTACCTTCTTGAAAAGCAACCAAAAACCACATTACAAGAGGGGATACATCATGACGAACTGTGA